Proteins found in one Neomonachus schauinslandi chromosome 1, ASM220157v2, whole genome shotgun sequence genomic segment:
- the CRYZL1 gene encoding quinone oxidoreductase-like protein 1 isoform X1: MGAALGPAGAGPLQKDSKVAVGKTQAVGAARRQVTMKGLYFQKSSTNEEITFVFQERENLPVTEDYYVKVQVKACALSQINTKLLAEMKMEKDFFPVGREIAGIVLDVGSKVSFFQPDDEVVGILPLDSEDPGLCEVVRVHEHYLVHKPEKVTWTEAAGTIRDGVRAYTALHYLSHLSPGKSVLIMDGASALGMTAIQLAHHRGAKVISTAGSLEDKQCLERLRPSIARVIDVSNGKAHVAESCLEETGGLGVDIVLDAGVRLYSKDDEPAVKLQLLPHKHDIITLLGVGGHWVTTEENLQLDPPDSHCLFLKGATVAFLNDEVWNLSNVQQGKYLCILKDVMEKLSSGVFRPQLDEPIPLYEAKVSMEVVQKNQGRKKQVVQF, from the exons gtGACTATGAAAGgcttatattttcaaaagagttctacaaatgaagaaataacatttgtatttcaagaaagg GAAAATCTTCCTGTTACAGAGGATTACTATGTGAAAGTTCAAGTTAAAGCTTGTGCTCTGAGCCAGATAAATACAAAG CTTCTGGCAgaaatgaagatggagaaagattTCTTTCCTGTTGGGAGAGAAATTGCTGGAATTGTGTTAGATG TTGGAAGCAAGGTATCATTCTTTCAACCAGATGATGAAGTCGTCG GAATTCTGCCCCTGGATTCTGAAGACCCTGGACTTTGTGAAGTTGTTAGAGTGCACGAGCATTACTTGG TTCACAAACCAGAAAAAGTTACATGGACCGAAGCCGCTGGAACCATTCGGGATGGAGTACGAGCCTATACAGCTCTGCATtatctttctcatctctctcctGGAAAATCAGTCCTGATCATGGATGGAGCAAGT GCACTTGGTATGACAGCTATTCAGTTAGCACACCACAGAGGAGCCAAAGTGATTTCAACAGCAGGTAGCCTCGAAGACAAGCAATGCCTCGAAAGACTTAGGCCTTCTATAG CCCGAGTCATCGATGTATCTAATGGGAAAGCCCATGTTGCTGAAAGCTGTTTAGAAGAAACAGGAGGCCTGGGAGTAGATATTGTCCTAGATGCTGGAG TGAGATTATATAGTAAAGATGACGAACCAGCTGTAAAATTACAACTACTACCACATAAACATGACATCATCACACTTCTTGGTGTTGGAGGCCATTGGGTAACAACAGAAGAAAACCTGCAG TTGGATCCTCCAGATAGCCATTGCCTTTTCCTCAAGGGAGCAACAGTGGCTTTCCTTAATGACGAAGTTTGGAATTTGTCAAATGTGCAACaaggaaaatatcttt GTATCTTAAAAGATGTGATGGAGAAGTTATCAAGTGGAGTCTTTAG GCCTCAGTTGGATGAACCCATTCCACTGTATGAGGCGAAAGTTTCAATGGAAGTTGTTcagaaaaatcaaggaagaaaaaagcaagttgttcaattttaa
- the CRYZL1 gene encoding quinone oxidoreductase-like protein 1 isoform X2 — translation MKGLYFQKSSTNEEITFVFQERENLPVTEDYYVKVQVKACALSQINTKLLAEMKMEKDFFPVGREIAGIVLDVGSKVSFFQPDDEVVGILPLDSEDPGLCEVVRVHEHYLVHKPEKVTWTEAAGTIRDGVRAYTALHYLSHLSPGKSVLIMDGASALGMTAIQLAHHRGAKVISTAGSLEDKQCLERLRPSIARVIDVSNGKAHVAESCLEETGGLGVDIVLDAGVRLYSKDDEPAVKLQLLPHKHDIITLLGVGGHWVTTEENLQLDPPDSHCLFLKGATVAFLNDEVWNLSNVQQGKYLCILKDVMEKLSSGVFRPQLDEPIPLYEAKVSMEVVQKNQGRKKQVVQF, via the exons ATGAAAGgcttatattttcaaaagagttctacaaatgaagaaataacatttgtatttcaagaaagg GAAAATCTTCCTGTTACAGAGGATTACTATGTGAAAGTTCAAGTTAAAGCTTGTGCTCTGAGCCAGATAAATACAAAG CTTCTGGCAgaaatgaagatggagaaagattTCTTTCCTGTTGGGAGAGAAATTGCTGGAATTGTGTTAGATG TTGGAAGCAAGGTATCATTCTTTCAACCAGATGATGAAGTCGTCG GAATTCTGCCCCTGGATTCTGAAGACCCTGGACTTTGTGAAGTTGTTAGAGTGCACGAGCATTACTTGG TTCACAAACCAGAAAAAGTTACATGGACCGAAGCCGCTGGAACCATTCGGGATGGAGTACGAGCCTATACAGCTCTGCATtatctttctcatctctctcctGGAAAATCAGTCCTGATCATGGATGGAGCAAGT GCACTTGGTATGACAGCTATTCAGTTAGCACACCACAGAGGAGCCAAAGTGATTTCAACAGCAGGTAGCCTCGAAGACAAGCAATGCCTCGAAAGACTTAGGCCTTCTATAG CCCGAGTCATCGATGTATCTAATGGGAAAGCCCATGTTGCTGAAAGCTGTTTAGAAGAAACAGGAGGCCTGGGAGTAGATATTGTCCTAGATGCTGGAG TGAGATTATATAGTAAAGATGACGAACCAGCTGTAAAATTACAACTACTACCACATAAACATGACATCATCACACTTCTTGGTGTTGGAGGCCATTGGGTAACAACAGAAGAAAACCTGCAG TTGGATCCTCCAGATAGCCATTGCCTTTTCCTCAAGGGAGCAACAGTGGCTTTCCTTAATGACGAAGTTTGGAATTTGTCAAATGTGCAACaaggaaaatatcttt GTATCTTAAAAGATGTGATGGAGAAGTTATCAAGTGGAGTCTTTAG GCCTCAGTTGGATGAACCCATTCCACTGTATGAGGCGAAAGTTTCAATGGAAGTTGTTcagaaaaatcaaggaagaaaaaagcaagttgttcaattttaa
- the CRYZL1 gene encoding quinone oxidoreductase-like protein 1 isoform X3: protein MKGLYFQKSSTNEEITFVFQERENLPVTEDYYVKVQVKACALSQINTKLLAEMKMEKDFFPVGREIAGIVLDVGSKVSFFQPDDEVVGILPLDSEDPGLCEVVRVHEHYLVHKPEKVTWTEAAGTIRDGVRAYTALHYLSHLSPGKSVLIMDGASALGMTAIQLAHHRGAKVISTAGSLEDKQCLERLRPSIARVIDVSNGKAHVAESCLEETGGLGVDIVLDAGVRLYSKDDEPAVKLQLLPHKHDIITLLGVGGHWVTTEENLQLDPPDSHCLFLKGATVAFLNDEVWNLSNVQQGKYLCILKDVMEKLSSGVFRPQLDKPLPVLEARVSLGIVQKSQGR, encoded by the exons ATGAAAGgcttatattttcaaaagagttctacaaatgaagaaataacatttgtatttcaagaaagg GAAAATCTTCCTGTTACAGAGGATTACTATGTGAAAGTTCAAGTTAAAGCTTGTGCTCTGAGCCAGATAAATACAAAG CTTCTGGCAgaaatgaagatggagaaagattTCTTTCCTGTTGGGAGAGAAATTGCTGGAATTGTGTTAGATG TTGGAAGCAAGGTATCATTCTTTCAACCAGATGATGAAGTCGTCG GAATTCTGCCCCTGGATTCTGAAGACCCTGGACTTTGTGAAGTTGTTAGAGTGCACGAGCATTACTTGG TTCACAAACCAGAAAAAGTTACATGGACCGAAGCCGCTGGAACCATTCGGGATGGAGTACGAGCCTATACAGCTCTGCATtatctttctcatctctctcctGGAAAATCAGTCCTGATCATGGATGGAGCAAGT GCACTTGGTATGACAGCTATTCAGTTAGCACACCACAGAGGAGCCAAAGTGATTTCAACAGCAGGTAGCCTCGAAGACAAGCAATGCCTCGAAAGACTTAGGCCTTCTATAG CCCGAGTCATCGATGTATCTAATGGGAAAGCCCATGTTGCTGAAAGCTGTTTAGAAGAAACAGGAGGCCTGGGAGTAGATATTGTCCTAGATGCTGGAG TGAGATTATATAGTAAAGATGACGAACCAGCTGTAAAATTACAACTACTACCACATAAACATGACATCATCACACTTCTTGGTGTTGGAGGCCATTGGGTAACAACAGAAGAAAACCTGCAG TTGGATCCTCCAGATAGCCATTGCCTTTTCCTCAAGGGAGCAACAGTGGCTTTCCTTAATGACGAAGTTTGGAATTTGTCAAATGTGCAACaaggaaaatatcttt GTATCTTAAAAGATGTGATGGAGAAGTTATCAAGTGGAGTCTTTAG accTCAGTTGGATAAACCCCTTCCAGTACTTGAAGCCAGAGTTTCCTTGGGAATTGTTCAGAAAAGTCAAGGAAGATAA
- the DONSON gene encoding protein downstream neighbor of Son, producing MALSVPGYSPSFRKPPETLRLRRKRARSRGAAASPGEQPEPAPRRAALAAGLLLRPFPAAVAAVGRGGGGPAAARRNPFARLDNRPSAAAEPPDGPPRGQQEAQGPFLDSNQENDLLWEEKFPERTTVTELLQTPQGSVSESDIPSSESTELPADWSIKTRLLFTSSQPFTWADHLKAQEEAHGVIQHCRATEVTLPQSIQDPKLSTELRCAFQQSLIYWLQPAFPWLPLFPRIGADRKMSGKISPWSNDETLQHILMSDWSVSFTSLYNLLKTKLCPYFYVCTYQFTILFRAAGLAGNDVITALISPTTRGIREAMKNEGIEFSLPLIKENGHEKKKASGTSLGQGEEQVISDEDEDESFSWLEEMGVQDKIKKPDILSIKLRKEKHEVQMDHRPESVVLVKGMNTLTLLNFLINSKSLIASSGPQAGLPPTLLSPVAFRGATMQMLKARSVNVKTQAVSGYKDQFSLEITGPVMPHCLHSVTMLLRSSQKGSFSAGLYTHEPTAVFNTCLPVNKVLDKETVHEELANCGLHPKTLDQLSQTPVLGKSSLRHVEMSDYVYNWRS from the exons ATGGCCCTTTCGGTGCCTGGCTACTCGCCCAGTTTCAGGAAGCCTCCCGAGACTTTGCGGCTCCGACGGAAAAGGGCCCGGAGCCGGGGGGCGGCCGCTTCACCCGGCGAGCAGCCCGAGCCGGCGCCCCGCCGCGCCGCTCTGGCGGCCGGGCTGCTCCTCCGCCCCTTcccggcggcggtggcggcggtgggcagaggcggcggcggcccggCCGCGGCCCGCAGGAACCCCTTCGCCCGCCTGGACAACCGGCCTTCGGCCGCCGCGGAGCCCCCCGACGGGCCGCCCCGCGGCCAGCAGGAGGCGCAGGGCCCG TTTCTGGATTCTAATCAGGAAAATGATTTGCTGTGGGAAGAGAAGTTTCCTGAAAGAACAACCGTTACTGAATTACTCCAg aCTCCACAAGGATCAGTCTCCGAATCTGATATTCCATCCTCAGAAAGTACTGAGTTACCTGCAGACTGGAGTATTAAAACTCGACTCCTTTTCACCTCTTCTCAACCCTTTACCTGGGCAGATCATTTGAAAGCACAGGAAGAGGCTCACGGTGTCATCCAGCATTGTAGGGCAACAGAAGTTACTTTGCCTCAAAGTATACAG GATCCcaagctctccactgagctcCGTTGTGCCTTCCAGCAGAGCCTTATCTATTGGCTCCAGCCTGCCTTTCCTTGGCTACCACTGTTCCCTCGCATTGGAGCTGATAGAAAAATGTCTGGAAAGATAAGCCCTTGGTCAAATGATGAAACCTTGCAACACATTTTAATGAGTGACTG GTCTGTGAGCTTCACTTCTCTCTATAATCTGCTGAAGACAAAACTTTGCCCATATTTCTACGTTTGTACCTATCAGTTTACTATCCTGTTCCGCGCAGCAGGATTAGCAGGAAATGATGTAATCACAGCTCTCATATCTCCTACAACTAGAGGCATAAGAGAAGCTatgaaaaatgaag GTATTGAATTTTCTCTGccgttaataaaagaaaatggccaTGAGAAGAAAAAGGCATCTGGAACAAGCCTGGGACAGGGGGA GGAACAAGTAATCAGTGATGAGGATGAAGATGAAAGTTTTTCCTGGCTGGAAGAGATGGGTGtgcaagataaaattaaaaaaccagaCATACTCTCTATCAAGCT ACGTAAAGAGAAACATGAAGtgcaaatggatcacagacctgagTCTGTTGTGTTGGTGAAGGGAATGAATACCCTTACATTGCTGAATTTTTTGATCAACTCTAAGAGTTTAATTGCTAGCTCAGGTCCACAGGCAGGACTTCCACCAACCCTCTTATCGCCTGTAGCTTTCCGAGGTGCCACAATGCAAATGCTTAAG GCACGAAGTGTAAATGTGAAGACACAAGCTGTTTCTGGATACAAAGATCAATTTAGTTTGGAGATTACAGGTCCTGTCATGCCTCATTGTCTACATTCTGTAACCATGCTACTCAGATCTTCACAAAAGGGGTCATTTTCTGCTGGACTGTATACACATGAGCCAACTGCTGTATTTAATACCTGCCTGCCAGTGAATAAAGTACTGGATAAG GAGACTGTTCATGAGGAGCTTGCTAACTGTGGGTTGCATCCTAAGACTCTGGACCAACTCAGTCAAACACCAGTACTGGGAAAATCATCTTTAAGGCATGTGGAAATGAGTGACTACGTTTATAATTGGAGATCCTGA